Proteins from one Hemiscyllium ocellatum isolate sHemOce1 chromosome 6, sHemOce1.pat.X.cur, whole genome shotgun sequence genomic window:
- the LOC132816936 gene encoding interleukin-18 receptor 1-like — translation MAGILWKIECLNTTDPPGPANNEITERALQILVPIMLTSINVITPAKIKTTGKSNVHGVVKLLTSIIVVLVFVAIVCVHFHVQIVLCFRDLTGRDDTLEDDKEYDAYVLLLKSKETLLDAKEEHQFAFELLPAILEKQFGYRLCIFERNVPPGGSSADNILSYVNKCRRLIIILCEEYVDNECSSTYELMTGLYQVLVERKIKPILIEFKPISNPKLLPESLQLVLKSKRIVKWKGNKLVLKNSYFWKKVRYLMPANGGQRAKHSQRNVAL, via the exons ATGGCTGGCATTCTCTGGAAAATTGAGTGCCTCAATACTACTGATCCTCCTGGCCCTGCAAACAATGAAATTACTGAAAGAGCACTTCAGATTCTGGTCCCAATCATGCTGACCTCCATCAATGTTATTACTCCAGCCAAAATTAAAACTACAG GCAAGAGCAATGTTCATGGAGTTGTTAAATTATTAACTTCCATTATTGTTGTGCTTGTCTTTGTGGCAATTGTATGTGTACACTTCCATGTACAAATTGTCCTTTGCTTCAGAGATCTCACTGGTAGAGATGATACTCTCGAAG ATGATAAGGAATATGATGCATATGTGTTACTTCTTAAGAGTAAAGAGACTCTCCTTGATGCTAAGGAAGAGCATCAATTTGCATTTGAACTATTACCTGCAATTCTAGAAAAACAATTTGGATACCGACTGTGCATATTTGAACGTAATGTTCCTCCAGGAGGAA GCTCTGCAGATAATATACTTTCTTATGTAAACAAATGCCGAAGATTGATTATAATTCTCTGTGAAGAATATGTGGACAATGAATGCAGCTCTACATATGAACTAATGACTGGACTGTATCAAGTATTggttgaaagaaaaataaaaccaaTACTTATTGAATTTAAACCTATAAGCAACCCTAAGTTACTACCAGAGTCACTTCAACTTGTTCTGAAGTCAAAAAGAATTGTGAAATGGAAGGGAAACAAGTTAGTCTTGAAAAATTCTTATTTCTGGAAGAAGGTGCGATACTTGATGCCAGCTAATGGTGGTCAACGAGCAAAACATTCACAACGTAATGTGgctttataa